A part of Gloeocapsa sp. PCC 73106 genomic DNA contains:
- a CDS encoding glycosyltransferase family 9 protein — MRILTLVPGGIGDQILFFPTLKDLKTQFPKALIDVIVEPRAKAAYRVCADVNEVLTFDYKDRNSMADYLNLLGVIRDREYDAALTLGQRWTVGLLLWLNGIPTRVGYRSPNAWFISHPVPLKTEQYAAHMYHDLLQGLGIKKPCPPVSIDIPAQDLDWAQGEKQRLELQTDGYILIHGGSSQLAQVKGIDKIYPAIKWQIVIQDIQRQKPELPIVLIKGPEDGVWSEQMLKTCSNLKVTSPPDLGKLAAMIKDARLMLCTDSAPMHLAIALLTPTIALFGPTSATKLIPPQNDQVIGIQSPTKAIADIVPETILAKISNV, encoded by the coding sequence ATGAGAATACTTACTCTTGTTCCTGGGGGAATTGGCGATCAAATCCTGTTTTTTCCTACCCTCAAAGATCTTAAAACGCAATTTCCTAAAGCTTTAATTGATGTGATCGTTGAACCTCGCGCTAAAGCGGCTTATCGTGTTTGTGCCGATGTGAATGAGGTACTGACATTTGATTACAAAGATCGCAATAGTATGGCCGATTATCTCAATTTACTGGGGGTTATTCGCGATCGCGAGTACGATGCTGCCCTAACCCTGGGACAACGTTGGACTGTGGGGCTACTCCTTTGGCTTAATGGTATCCCCACTCGCGTAGGTTATCGAAGCCCTAACGCTTGGTTTATTTCCCATCCGGTGCCTCTGAAAACCGAACAGTACGCAGCCCATATGTATCATGATTTACTCCAAGGTTTGGGTATCAAGAAACCCTGTCCACCGGTGAGTATTGATATCCCTGCACAGGATCTCGATTGGGCGCAAGGGGAAAAACAACGTTTAGAATTACAAACTGACGGGTATATTTTAATTCATGGTGGTTCTAGTCAGCTCGCTCAAGTTAAAGGTATCGATAAAATTTATCCCGCCATTAAATGGCAAATTGTCATACAAGATATCCAAAGACAAAAGCCGGAATTACCTATTGTTTTAATTAAAGGACCAGAGGATGGTGTCTGGAGCGAACAAATGTTGAAAACTTGTAGCAATCTCAAAGTTACTTCACCTCCTGATTTAGGTAAACTCGCCGCCATGATTAAAGATGCTCGTCTGATGCTGTGTACCGATAGCGCCCCCATGCACCTAGCGATCGCTCTTTTAACACCTACTATCGCACTGTTTGGACCAACATCTGCGACTAAACTGATTCCCCCACAAAACGATCAGGTAATTGGGATTCAATCTCCTACTAAGGCGATCGCTGATATTGTCCCAGAAACTATCCTCGCCAAAATCAGCAATGTCTAA
- the ispD gene encoding 2-C-methyl-D-erythritol 4-phosphate cytidylyltransferase, with protein sequence MYLLIPAAGSGRRMGSDRNKLLLTLHNQPLLAWTLLAADAATEITWIGVIGQPYDFEDFQRIINELAITKPVELIPGGKTRQISVSNGLESLPPTAARVLIHDGARCLATPHLFNNCAQALQTCQGLIAAIPVKDTIKIVDQEHFILDTPDRSQLWAAQTPQGFEVELLRACHRRGRQEGWEVTDDAALLEKCDIPVKIVPGEETNLKITTSMDLAIANFILSQRH encoded by the coding sequence ATGTATTTATTAATTCCGGCCGCGGGTTCAGGACGTCGTATGGGTAGCGATCGCAACAAATTGTTATTAACTTTGCATAATCAACCCCTCCTCGCTTGGACTCTTTTAGCCGCCGACGCAGCTACAGAGATTACCTGGATTGGTGTCATTGGTCAACCCTACGATTTTGAAGATTTTCAAAGGATTATCAACGAATTAGCTATAACTAAACCAGTGGAGTTAATCCCTGGAGGTAAGACGCGCCAAATCTCAGTCAGTAATGGTTTAGAAAGTCTTCCCCCAACCGCAGCAAGAGTGTTAATCCATGATGGAGCGCGTTGTTTAGCCACTCCCCATCTCTTCAATAACTGCGCTCAAGCTTTGCAGACTTGTCAGGGTTTAATCGCTGCTATACCCGTCAAAGATACGATCAAAATAGTAGACCAAGAGCATTTTATCCTGGATACACCTGATCGCTCTCAACTTTGGGCTGCTCAAACACCCCAAGGCTTTGAAGTAGAATTACTTAGAGCATGTCACCGACGCGGACGTCAAGAAGGTTGGGAAGTTACCGATGATGCTGCCTTGTTGGAAAAATGCGACATACCCGTTAAAATCGTTCCAGGAGAAGAGACTAATCTGAAGATAACTACCTCCATGGATTTAGCGATCGCTAATTTTATCCTCTCTCAACGCCATTAA